caagccttgttggAAGTGGGACTCAAACgttagatatcttccacagagattaAGATAACGATTAATTcagtcataatattttttttgaggaaaagccatacttttattctgcactttTCTAAAAGCTGTGgatgtattgtgtgttttttaatttttttgtctacataaaaatgttatcaatataacCTTAAATGAGAGCTGAGTTATATGAAAACCAGTCTAATAATACTGCAGTGGAATTCCAGTCTCCAACCACGAAGACGGTGTAAAATTAGCTCTTCTTTGCCTGCTGCCTCCACCATTACAACCTGACACCCGTCTCACCTTCCTTCATGTTCGCTTGACTCGCACTTAACAGAAACAGGTGCTGTGCTTCTATCTCACACAGCTGTAGATGCTATCATATAAAAGATCACAACGCGGTTTCGTAAGGTCAGCCAAGTAACTATAACCGGCACACAgcatttgttaatgattattaTTTCCTAATTCCTGCAAGTCACgctgttattttattttgttttcattggtcTGTTCATTGGTTTGCAGTTCATTTCAGTATGCTATGCTCGAAACTTGCTTGACATAGATAATGCATCTTAATGAAACACATGCATAATGTCAGcccgtcaaataccgacgctttgttaCAGTGGTCGGCGTTCGATActgacgcacaaggcaccctttagtggcGGTATGAGACGCACAGGGCTCTCCATTAACCACaatataaacccatccgcgtcacCTGTAagcgctcagagaaagtgctgtggtgacgtagtttaaggagtgaaagagacacactgaCGTTATACTGTGTCCATGTTTCACAGAGTTACGCTTGGGCCAGACCGCCTGCGTGAGCaacacatggctctcaacacatggctctcaacacatggctctcaacatggcgacggttGCGccagcggctcgcagctaacggtgctaacagtaaaaacaaggacgacagtgctgacagagccaaCAGTGTTAACTTCTGAGGGaacagagggtgggtgctatgcttccgcaAAGGCACCATAGTGGGATCAGCTGTTAACTGCCTTAtgaaagcagtgcagagcggcggccatgtgctagccagtggggcacgctcacatgcactaaaaacacgtGTGGCCAgcctggctatgtcaacaaaatgaagaGAAGCTATGATTCCAACacaacagaggaagagagacttgattctctgctcaggtagacattactcctctttatctctacatagacaatagttgatgatgatatattaatgctgatATCATAGACTCAGGGAGACATTATTCCTCTATATTTTTACACAGCGATCTTtacaaacccggcttggggcccttctatgtagagtttgcatgttctccccgtgttagcgtgggttttctctgggttctcTGGCTTCcttccacagtccaaagacatgcaggttaggttcattgactctaaatgtcttgtaggtgtgaatgtgagtgtgaatggttgtctgtctctatgtgtcagccctgtgatagtctggtgacctgtccagggtctaccccgccttcgcccaatgtcagctgggattggctccatatatatatatatgtatatatagaggtGTAAataggaatgtagtatgtaatatgtatatgtatgtaaaaaatgttAGTACTTCTCATTGTTACATAATGAGAAGtactaatatatatacatacatatatatatatatatatatatacatacatacatatatatatgtatgtatgtatatatatatgtattatggCATGCTGTTtaggaaattattatatatattttattatgtgaaatttgagaatattgaatgtaatcctgaatatattgaatgaaactgagaatatggaatgaaatctgACGTCATCACGGCGCtgctgccatcttggttttaggtcATTATCCGTACAGATCTTGGTGCTGCTAGACGTGTGTCTCACTATGAGCGAGTCAGCACGAAATATAGTATCAGTAATCCCAAGTAATGAGGAGATAATTAACACCCTGGTGAATGTGTGTACCACGGGCCAATATAATACTGGTAAACATATTCAATACCGTTCTACAGAAGACATCAGCCAGATGGTCTGCACACACCCGGAGAGCTCGGTCAGGGATGCAATCAGGTCCAGGTGCTTTGAGTAGGTTGATCCTTTTAAAAGATCTGCACACATCATTAGTATAGCATCATGATATATTATTAGTGGGGAGGGGTCCTGGGCCTTTTGGTCCTCCTCAGCCAGAGAGTTGTTCTCAAACTGTGAATAGAAGGTGTTCAGTTCATCTAGGAGAGATGCAGACATTACCTCAGACCGGCTGTTTTTCCTCTTGTAGTCTGCGATGGTTCTTAGTCGAGTCCACATGGTTCTGGTGTCAGAGCTCTGGTAGTTAGACACCACTTTGTCCCTGTATTGTCTCTTTATTACTGCTAATATCACTCCGGAGCGCATACCTGGATTTCCTGTACTCATCCAAATCACCTGAGTTGTAGGCGGCGGCCTGTGCTTTAAGTTTAACACGGACTTCCCCGTTGACCCAGGGTTTCTGATTTGGGAATGTCCGTACAGTAATCATCGGTACGATGTCATCAATGCATTTGACGACGTAGCCAATGACCGTGTcaatgtatgtgtttatgttgttgtcATTAAACACACACCACTCCCTAGTGCTGAAGCAGTTGCGCAAAGTCGAGTCTGATTGGTCACCTGTGAGTCACGTTTGAGTGTCTGCCTATGGGCAGGCAGGAGCAGAACTGAGACGTGATCAGTTTGTTAATAGTATAGTAGGTCTTTGATGTCATGTTGCCATACCTTGTTTTTTGCTGAAACAATGCCCCTGGAATACAGGGACATAGACAGtgatttacacattttttttttattaaaatgacaaTTATAGCTCGTTTGAACAATAGAAGGAAATCTGACTTTTCTTGGAGTTTCAGAGAAAAAGCTATAACTGACCTTACTGCAGATCCACAGAGAATGACTAAAAAGCTAATTGACAATATCAGATATAACTGAAACAGTCCCATATTGGCTTTGCATCATGTCAGAATATGAAAACTAACTTACTAATGTTTCTttcatttattctgttttacaCAGAGACCGGATCGATCCTTTTGCCTTTAAGTTCCAGTATAAGAACGTGGAATACTCCTCGGGCCGCAACAAGACCTTCCTGTGTTACCTGGTAGCTGTAGGGGACACAGCCGACGGGCTACTGAGGGGATATCTGGAGGATGAGCATTCCGGGTCTCATGCTGAGGAGGCCTTCTTCACACAGTGCCTGCCGCAATACGACCCTGAAGTCAAATACACAGTCACCTGGTAGATACCTCTCTTAAACTGTCAGATGGTATGTGGCATAGAGAATGaggaaaattaaaacataaCTTATTTGCAGTCCTTGTTATTATGGCCGTTTTGGAATATTTTGTCATTGGCGTTCATATAGATTATGCTCTTAAATGCACAAATCAACAAAACGTGAGtttcaaatatatttcacaACAAGCTTCTTGTGTCAAAACATCATCTAAACTGTAAACTGACAAATGTCAAATttgaacaataaataaaatacacaatatCTAGTTATAGTTAGTATACATTGTGCAGCCACATGCATATATACCCACAATATATTATGGGTCTGTTGTAATACATAAACCACTATCAATTGCAATTCAGAGCTAAACAAACTATGGAACAATCAAACTATGTACAGTATGAAAAAGTTTCATACTGTTCTGTGGCCCTCTGCTGGCTATTGGATGGCAGTGCACCCAGTGTACTGGAGTAATACAAACTAATGTGAAGTAACCTCTGAAAATAGAAAAGTCACAGAAAAacaaggtcaaagttgaaagtAATAAAGACTTATTCCTCAAGTAAGCTACTTCCAGATGTGAAATGCTTAAAAAGCATTCATATGTGCTGACTCAGGGTCTCATAATAGAATATGTTGAATTGGTGCTAACAGTCTCTTTGAATACCATGCATATAGTGCATTTAAAGATGAGAAATGCAAATGCCTATATCATCATATGATCATAGGATAGAAATCAGACAGAAAGCTCCTCGGCCTTTTGTCTATGCGTTTGTGACTTGGAGAGCCTTTGCTTGTTAGAGTTGTtaccttttctgtgttttgtgcaaATGTGCATTCACATAATTTGGAATTAATACATTTGGATTAAAGAACAAACTACTCTGTGATACTTTAATTTGGTAAGattataaaaaaactaaaataagctAAATGTAGCTTCTTCTCATAGTTCGTGGAGACTATCTGTAAGCAATGAAAATACGTTTGTACTGTATTTTGAGAACGTCACTATCcactgcagtcttttcaaaataaactggaGCAGGAAACAACGTCCTTAGGTttacaaaattacttagttaggtttatgaaaagatcCTGGTTTGGCTTATAAtgactacggaagtggcgttacttaagtacttaaCTTAGTGGAGTGCCCCTTTTAGCAACACAGTTGTACCCAAAAACGAAAAGTTCTATGTCCATAAATGAAATCACATCTTCATCTGTTATCCTTATACTGCACTGATACAATGAGAGAtgtgtgaaattgtttttttggaaaattAAAAGCGTATCTCTTCATCCTGCCACCTTCCTTTCAGGTATGTGTCGTCCAGTCCATGCACTGCTTGTGCGGCAAAGATAGCTGAAGTGTTGAAGGCCAGGAAAAACATCAAGCTGAGCATCTTTGCTGCTCGGCTGTTTGAGTGGGAGGAATCAGAGATCCAGGCCGGAATGAGGGACCTGCACGCTGCTGGCTGTAAGCTGAGGGTGATGAAGCCTCTGGACTTCTCCTACACCTGGGATACGTTTGTGGAGACCGAGGAACAACCTCTGAACCTGTGGGAGGACTGCAAAGAAAACTATGAGTATTACCAGGAGAAGCTGGCTGACATTCTACAGTGACCACAGTgagtgttaaagcagcagtgggtagaaatggagcaaatctgattaaaaaaaacagtcactatatcctgaaagtagtgcatgagacaggtcatctgaaaaaaatcatgtgccctccggtgctcctaatggcatctgcaagatttcacagaccggaggaaaacaaccactcagagccgagctggagtctgccgtctctgagccgctgtcaatcactaacgaactccgatcaaacggtcaaactaggcagcgctgatcaaatatgaatcaatattctgttactgtaatgacgaTTTCTCTTCATGTATAATACTGGAGTGGAAGTGGGACTCAAAAATGAAAGGCATGGTCACTTcttaaaatatgtttgtttattgaaggtgctcttttctcttttaataatgatgaaatatttttctTAACATAATTACGTGTTTGCATTTATGAAGTGGGGCATTTAACCAGTgtaatgtaataaatgtaaaaacagtgtttttaaaaactctctctctctctctctctctgttgacaGGAATCCAGTTTGGACTGTGTGCACCCCCGATCATCATCACCACTTCCTTACAGATGTTTCATgttgatattattattgttgtttactGATAGAGATACATATTCACAGTGCATATGAATGTGTGAGAGTagaacagcagtgtgtgtgggagtgtgccGCCTTTGCTGTCATCACACTTCCTGTGCCACGGTGAAAGACCCTCCTCACAACATCTGGCACTAATCCCTACATCTGGCTTAATTTTTATGGGGCGCTAGACTatatcagcccgttctcattcccagggcgtcaaatgccgacgctttgtcacagccatcgataccgccgcacaaggcacccgtTTGGTGCGGGTATGAAACGCACTGGGCGTTCTGTTAACTACAaagtaaacccatccgtggcaacgGGAACCACTGAGGGAAAGTGCCGTGGagacatagtttaaagagtgaaagagacacagggcaggcgggaggggaggtggatggtcTAACCactggagaccgctgtttgtgtcccgtgttcacaacgcaAAGTCACATGTTCACCGTACAAACGTCGTAGTTTTTAAGCCCGACCATggtgtttttcctaaacctaactaagttgtttcatTGTCTGAATCTAAGCACGTGTTTTTgcttaattcacaacattaaccccgtgtttactgcgactgaaaagtaacgccgaggggtctggcaaagcgtcagtatgtgacgagttgggacgAG
This portion of the Sebastes fasciatus isolate fSebFas1 chromosome 1, fSebFas1.pri, whole genome shotgun sequence genome encodes:
- the apobec2a gene encoding C->U-editing enzyme APOBEC-2a, yielding MADKSRTPVKRKEKKEKVTAETSKDVKEVKKEVKKEVKKEVKKEVKKEVKKEVKNEAEQGERPVDNGDAPPAEGAVANGQDEEFQIEPMELPPFEIIQGDRIDPFAFKFQYKNVEYSSGRNKTFLCYLVAVGDTADGLLRGYLEDEHSGSHAEEAFFTQCLPQYDPEVKYTVTWYVSSSPCTACAAKIAEVLKARKNIKLSIFAARLFEWEESEIQAGMRDLHAAGCKLRVMKPLDFSYTWDTFVETEEQPLNLWEDCKENYEYYQEKLADILQ